A region of Paractinoplanes abujensis DNA encodes the following proteins:
- a CDS encoding preprotein translocase YidC encodes MTHQGNRDGELPIDPAAKQEEGAPLTQVETDRRVPGMPDSDIVTESDGSGMAGGASGSSGGGSSMPGHPDAAR; translated from the coding sequence ATGACGCATCAGGGGAATCGCGACGGTGAACTGCCCATCGACCCGGCGGCCAAGCAGGAGGAAGGCGCACCGCTCACCCAGGTGGAGACCGACCGCCGGGTGCCCGGCATGCCGGACAGCGACATCGTCACCGAGTCGGACGGCTCCGGTATGGCGGGCGGCGCCTCCGGAAGCAGCGGGGGCGGCTCCAGCATGCCAGGGCATCCCGACGCCGCCCGCTGA